A genomic stretch from Podospora pseudoanserina strain CBS 124.78 chromosome 3, whole genome shotgun sequence includes:
- a CDS encoding hypothetical protein (EggNog:ENOG503P8UN) produces the protein MAGINLPREALPLITSAPNPLSPLSPRQDRPESPSPCFTEVVTTTTSCVAIGECTSGPHTSLVCHADYICRSDSQGNPSCMYRESSLGVAGTIIAICFAAALVISVFSICFLCCRERREQTRLEKAAEAQKLLKESKVASKRPNGRNVTGGVTGVGTEGSGYGSGNNGGDVGQQTGYAGAQGGRGTRLLILGRGLEVRVERERGEEGERDRGGCDVEWKGVDVLAFCVLRWTAAGREVYQRREEQKQLDKQDTGDVGISCFIKAGV, from the coding sequence ATGGCTGgtatcaacctcccccgcgAAGCCCTCCCTCTCATAACCTccgccccaaaccccctttcccccctctcaccccGTCAAGACCGCCCCgagtccccctccccctgctTCACAGAAGTAgtcacaaccacaacctcctgcGTCGCGATCGGCGAGTGCACCTCGGGCCCACACACCAGTCTGGTCTGCCACGCAGACTACATCTGCCGGTCCGACTCCCAAGGCAACCCCTCCTGCATGTACCGGGAGTCCTCCCTCGGCGTAGCAGGCACAATCATCGCCATTTGCTTCGCCGCCGCGCTCGTGATCTCCGTCTTCAGCATCTGTTTCCTCTGCTgcagggagaggagggagcagaCTCGTCTCGaaaaggcggccgaggcgcAGAAGTTGTTGAAGGAGTCAAAAGTTGCGAGTAAGAGGCCGAATGGGAGGAATGTAACCGGGGGAGTGACGGGTGTTGGGACGGAGGGGAGTGGGTATGGGAGTGGGAATAATGGGGGTGATGTGGGACAGCAGACGGGTTATGCTGGCGCACAGGGGGGCAGGGGAACCCGTTTGCTGATTCTGGGGAGGGGCCTTGAGGTGAGagtagagagagagaggggggaggaaggagagagagataggGGGGGGTGTGATGTGGAGTGGAAAGGTGTTGACGTGTTGGCTTTTTGTGTGCTGCGTTGGACGGCCGCTGGAAGGGAAGTATACCAGAGACGGGAAGAACAAAAACAGTTAGATAAACAAGACACAGGAGATGTGGGCATTAGCTGCTTCATTAAAGCCGGAGTATAA